The Medicago truncatula cultivar Jemalong A17 chromosome 4, MtrunA17r5.0-ANR, whole genome shotgun sequence genome includes a region encoding these proteins:
- the LOC25492116 gene encoding uncharacterized protein: MTKKSLKICLLVSIIFLIIVATVILSLAFTISKPKDPDVHVYPIGLKNLKLLQPNVTIVPLHLVITIFNPNYGTYKTKNTTGYLSFQDTLVAIAPIGPNKLPSHRTTNVTATAGLMNEKLISNDKFLVDVAHGSFNLTAKATLRGKVHISKVFKVKATVTINCDIFFNITSFYTDSYCITKIKV; the protein is encoded by the coding sequence ATGACCAAAAAAAGCCTCAAAATCTGTTTGTTGGTGTCAATAATTTTCTTGATCATTGTTGCCACCGTAATTTTATCCTTAGCATTCACAATCTCTAAACCCAAGGACCCAGATGTACATGTCTACCCAATTGGACTTAAAAACCTTAAACTTCTCCAACCAAATGTAACAATTGTACCTTTGCACTTGGTAATCACAATATTCAACCCAAATTATGGAACCTACAAGACCAAAAATACCACTGGTTATCTTAGTTTTCAAGACACTCTAGTAGCCATAGCTCCTATAGGACCAAACAAACTCCCAAGTCATAGAACAACTAATGTGACTGCTACTGCTGGTCTTATGAATGAAAAGTTGATATCTAATGATAAGTTTTTGGTGGATGTTGCACATGGATCTTTTAATCTAACAGCAAAGGCAACACTTCGTGGGAAAGTGCATATAAGTAAGGTTTTTAAGGTGAAGGCAACGGTTACTATCAATTGTGATATCTTTTTTAACATAACTTCCTTCTATACTGATTCTTACTGCATAACCAAAATCAAGGTGTGA